The following are encoded together in the Zingiber officinale cultivar Zhangliang chromosome 8A, Zo_v1.1, whole genome shotgun sequence genome:
- the LOC122011318 gene encoding disease resistance protein RGA2-like: MSVFHELKHLLLQVLPSSSLMAQGRLLCIQNHLAMVCDNLWAINSMIAFPEMRMLSKNFSERWANFGKVLDVPPEFEDWERDVAAAVIDVGELLSRIMDWEASFHRSIVGNTQQVNFRHVILVELKEMLCSLNSLVLRGSSMGLRRDPMGSMNPLREDYSIVLKNEVVGREEDLEKFIAILEQQLVSSNNNGDDDDPFVIVIDGEQGVGKTTLAHMIYHHTWVCQQFHHRIWVDLPLVSTFKTINIIGNEFVRSMNKEEYCDQKLHLDLPLPAMWEYINEQLCNSRYLLVLHCENLVSLMQPTEWNELKNILLRVGGPGSGVLIIDKSSTQSALRDMNFLNGMKDIITYCLNPLSMDAWVELFKRQAATTIPSLKQDKSKKDAWRIRNYFPSHTSGVKAFGLLSQNATAATHLLNDIYMVRNFPLVIIRLHQYHHLLDAYNDYDVILHMLTAEYLIPTEGLERGWIQLYARSLRYINKRELALRLSRMVYLHMKVPENSTIISRCCRYLCLKISHRAIPFRLPTMPVEVSNKLITLILREQEEATQEDVEEITLQLYKKRRMKATTAISKFLNKMSVRLVHLRILVVESGMIQRLPNEVSKLVNLRYLHLSKLKMELLPKSLFDLPNLRILSLLRCQKLQKIPERIHQLKKLQILKLAYCTKLQQLPKSITRLKNLEALDVEGCCWLSKLPEDLVNFKSLRILNITRCASLSQIPHGIGQSIDLRKLSGIFISVDGGFVLTQLQALTNLQEIRLRNLERAEKTQTELLMGQQSLHDLSLHWGGEEVDESSELALSQQVLEALRPNVHLKSLEIMSYKGVEFPTWMSKRQLVRFDSLVEVRLINLRRCATLPSLGQLPCLEKLEISGMDLIKHIDNTFYGDGDTFCVLRELTFSEMLALEKWSMPERNVFVELEQLTLIQCPKLKEIDLHSRPSLFYDVTIRVWLNNETIWSVEFYSWDKLHYIEFYSWDKLHYIEFYSWG; encoded by the coding sequence ATGTCGGTGTTCCACGAATTGAAGCATCTATTGCTGCAGGTGCTCCCATCGTCTTCCCTGATGGCACAAGGTCGCTTGCTGTGTATCCAAAACCACTTGGCCATGGTTTGTGATAACCTTTGGGCCATCAATTCAATGATCGCTTTCCCTGAGATGAGAATGCTGTCTAAAAATTTTTCAGAAAGATGGGCGAACTTTGGCAAGGTGTTAGATGTGCCTCCAGAATTTGAAGATTGGGAGAGAGATGTGGCTGCAGCAGTTATAGATGTGGGAGAGTTGCTCAGTAGAATCATGGATTGGGAAGCAAGTTTCCATCGTTCCATTGTGGGCAACACCCAACAGGTGAACTTTCGCCATGTTATTCTAGTAGAGCTGAAAGAGATGTTGTGCAGCTTGAATTCTCTTGTGCTGAGAGGATCTTCAATGGGTCTTCGGAGGGACCCTATGGGTTCTATGAACCCACTCCGAGAAGACTACTCAATTGTCCTAAAAAATGAGGTGGTGGGTAGAGAGGAAGATCTAGAGAAATTCATTGCAATCTTGGAACAACAACTAGTATCATCCAACAACAATGGTGATGATGACGACCCGTTCGTAATTGTAATAGATGGCGAACAAGGAGTTGGGAAGACGACCTTGGCTCATATGATCTACCACCATACTTGGGTTTGCCAACAATTTCATCATCGCATTTGGGTGGATCTTCCCCTCGTTTCGACATTCAAGACGATTAATATTATTGGAAACGAATTTGTAAGGTCCATGAACAAGGAAGAATATTGTGATCAGAAATTACACCTAGACTTGCCGCTACCAGCCATGTGGGAATATATTAATGAACAACTCTGCAATAGTAGATACTTGTTGGTGCTTCATTGTGAAAATTTGGTTAGTTTGATGCAACCAACTGAGTGGAATGAATTGAAAAACATCTTATTGCGTGTGGGCGGGCCGGGGAGTGGAGTCTTGATCATCGACAAATCATCAACACAATCAGCTTTAAGAGATATGAATTTTTTAAATGGGATGAAGGATATTATAACATACTGCTTGAATCCCTTATCGATGGATGCATGGGTGGAATTATTCAAGAGACAGGCAGCAACGACAATCCCCTCATTGAAGCAAGACAAATCAAAGAAGGATGCATGGCGCATCCGAAATTACTTTCCTAGTCATACTTCTGGGGTAAAGGCTTTTGGATTGTTAAGCCAGAATGCAACAGCTGCAACTCACTTGCTTAATGATATTTATATGGTTAGGAATTTTCCTCTTGTCATCATACGATTACATCAATACCATCACCTACTTGATGCTTATAATGATTATGATGTTATCTTACACATGTTGACTGCTGAATACCTCATACCAACTGAAGGCCTCGAACGAGGTTGGATTCAGCTCTATGCAAGATCTTTAAGATATATAAACAAGCGAGAACTAGCATTACGATTATCAAGGATGGTCTACTTGCATATGAAGGTTCCCGAAAATTCAACTATTATTTCAAGGTGTTGTCGCTATTTGTGTTTGAAAATTAGTCATAGAGCTATACCATTTCGACTACCGACCATGCCAGTTGAGGTGAGCAATAAACTGATAACATTGATTCTACGAGAACAAGAGGAAGCGACACAAGAAGATGTTGAGGAAATAACACTTCAATTATATAAAAAAAGACGCATGAAAGCAACAACTGCAATATCAAAGTTCCTCAACAAGATGTCGGTAAGACTCGTACATTTGCGTATATTAGTTGTAGAAAGTGGTATGATCCAAAGGCTACCCAATGAAGTTAGCAAGTTGGTTAACTTGAGATACCTCCACCTTTCAAAGCTTAAGATGGAATTACTTCCGAAATCACTTTTTGACCTACCAAATTTACGAATTTTAAGTTTGCTTCGCTGCCAAAAGCTTCAAAAGATACCTGAACGAATCCATCAGCTTAAGAAGTTGCAGATTTTGAAACTAGCTTATTGTACAAAGCTTCAACAGTTGCCCAAATCTATAACAAGACTCAAAAACTTAGAAGCGCTTGATGTGGAAGGTTGTTGTTGGCTCAGCAAGCTCCCCGAGGATTTGGTCAATTTTAAATCATTGAGAATCCTCAACATCACAAGATGTGCATCCTTGTCTCAAATTCCTCATGGGATCGGGCAATCAATTGACCTTCGTAAGTTGTCAGGAATATTTATCAGTGTCGATGGAGGATTTGTGCTCACCCAGTTGCAAGCTTTAACAAATCTTCAGGAAATAAGATTACGAAACCTAGAACGAGCAGAGAAGACTCAAACTGAGTTGCTGATGGGCCAACAAAGTCTTCACGACTTGTCATTGCATTGGGGTGGTGAAGAAGTAGATGAGAGTTCTGAATTAGCTCTGTCACAGCAGGTACTCGAAGCTCTCCGCCCCAACGTGCATTTGAAAAGTCTAGAGATCATGTCTTATAAGGGAGTGGAATTTCCTACTTGGATGAGTAAACGACAACTTGTTCGTTTTGATTCTTTGGTTGAAGTGAGACTCATCAATCTCAGGAGGTGTGCTACATTACCATCACTCGGTCAACTTCCTTGTCTTGAGAAGCTTGAGATAAGTGGCATGGATTTAATAAAACACATAGACAATACATTTTATGGTGACGGCGACACATTTTGTGTGTTGAGAGAGCTCACTTTTTCAGAAATGCTTGCGCTAGAGAAATGGTCTATGCCGGAAAGAAATGTTTTTGTTGAGCTTGAACAATTGACACTAATTCAGTGCCCAAAACTCAAGGAAATAGATTTGCATTCTCGACCTTCTCTATTTTATGATGTTACAATAAGAGTATGGTTGAACAATGAGACAATATGGTCTGTTGAATTTTACAGTTGGGACAAGCTCCATTACATTGAATTTTACAGTTGGGACAAGCTCCATTACATTGAATTTTACAGTTGGGGCTGA